The following coding sequences are from one Solea solea chromosome 4, fSolSol10.1, whole genome shotgun sequence window:
- the LOC131458459 gene encoding 15-hydroxyprostaglandin dehydrogenase [NAD(+)]-like produces MENLEILISDSGWRMSLSGKVAVVTGAVMGIGKAMTEKLLQSGAKVALLDMNETEAESLMQVLTKQYGQERVLFLHCDVEQEEQVKAAFQKTMDTFGGIHILCNNAGILNESTWEKMISVNLVGVIRATYLVLEHMNKLKGGQGGVIVNTASLAGIGPLTSCPVYTASKHGVVGFTRAMSAASALSGYGVRINCLCPGFVQTGLFSNIPARLGPFSHLKDGTQLLVEKFGIVNMSQVVEAFFELVTDETKDGEALLVFQQERKYMPAVSVTD; encoded by the exons ATGGAGAATTTAG aGATCCTGATCTCCGACAGCGGCTGGAGAATGAGTTTGAGTGGTAAAGTCGCAGTGGTGACCGGAGCCGTCATGGGGATCGGAAAAGCAATGACGGAGAAACTTCTGCAAAGTGGTGCCAAG GTCGCTCTCCTGGACATGAATGAAACCGAAGCAGAGAGTTTAATGCAGGTGCTCACCAAACAGTACGGACAAGAGAGGGTTTTGTTCCTGCACTGTGATGTCGAACAGGAGGAGCAGGTCAAAG CTGCCTTTCAGAAAACCATGGACACCTTTGGAGGAATCCACATCCTGTGCAACAACGCTGGGATCTTGAACGAGAGCACGTGGGAGAAAATGATCTCCGTCAATCTG GTCGGAGTTATCAGAGCGACTTATCTGGTCCTGGAGCACATGAACAAGTTGAaaggaggacaaggaggagTCATTGTCAACACAGCATCCTTGGCAG GTATTGGTCCTCTGACGAGCTGTCCGGTCTACACAGCCTCCAAACACGGAGTGGTCGGCTTCACTCGGGCCATGTCG GCTGCCAGTGCACTGTCAGGATACGGCGTACGCATCAACTGTCTGTGTCCAGGTTTCGTTCAAACCGGCCTCTTCTCCAACATCCCGGCCAGACTGGGACCATTCTCCCACCTGAAAGATGGAACTCAACTGCTAGTTGAAAAGTTTGGGATAGTGAA tatGTCTCAGGTGGTCGAGGCCTTCTTTGAGCTGGTAACGGACGAGACGAAGGACGGGGAGGCTCTGCTGGTTTTCCAACAGGAGAGAAAATACATGCCTGCTGTGTCTGTAACAGACTAG
- the znf346 gene encoding zinc finger protein 346 isoform X1, translated as MAVVMQTEDFPYLPTGPAEVNKMIKEHGDLFSDSQCKVCNAVLISESQKLTHYQSKKHANKMRRYISMQNEEPAVKKLKPSPASDCNNGDSDRTKVCPLCNMTFSSPVIAESHYQGKVHAKKLKLMMVGLQDPAASQKAAAAAAAAAAAAAAVAAAQPKKKPADDVSDVAGGCNKNNNNNPDRFCSTCQASFNNPLMAQQHYEGKKHRKRMTKLKLMETYGPSTAPASTQQGYQCTVCKIELNSVEQYQSHITGAKHKNQMKKLGKNSAENQESAEQSHGGGGSGDDNKFPSGDEEYAAAEDQYAPTNEPFAPEDYQYGAGEEAYAAGDNQYTPEDKQYSEEYQYT; from the exons ATGGCCGTAGTGATGCAGACGGAGGACTTTCCTTACCTACCCACTGGTCCGGCGGAAG TAAATAAGATGATAAAGGAGCACGGCGACCTGTTTTCTGACTCCCAGTGTAAAGTCTGCAATGCTGTCCTCATTTCTGAGTCTCAGAAGTTAACGCATTATCAG AGCAAGAAACATGCTAACAAAATGCGGCGATACATCTCCATGCAAAATGAGGAGCCGGCTGTAAAAAAGTTAAAGCCATCACCTGCGagt GATTGTAATAATGGAGACAGTGATCGGACTAAGGTGTGTCCTCTGTGTAACATGACGTTCTCCTCTCCCGTGATCGCCGAGTCTCACTACCAAGGCAAAGTACACGCCAAGAAACTGAAGCTGATGATGGTCGGCCTCCAGGACCCAG CAGCCTCtcaaaaagcagcagcagcggcagcagcagcagcagcagcagcagcagcggtggccGCAGCTCAGCCAAAGAAGAAACCCGCGGATGACGTCAGCGATGTGGCGGGCGGctgtaacaaaaacaacaacaacaacccggACCGTTTCTGCTCCACCTGCCAGGCCTCCTTCAACAACCCACTCATGGCGCAGCAGCACTACGAGGGCAAGAAGCATAGAAAACGCATGACCAAGCTCAAACTGATGGAGACGTACGGTCCGTCCACAGCGCCAG CTTCCACACAACAAGGCTACCAGTGTACTGTCTGTAAGATTGAACTTAACTCTGTGGAGCAGTACCAGTCTCACATCACTGGTGCAAAACATAAGAAcca aATGAAGAAATTAGGCAAAAACTCCGCTGAGAACCAAGAAAGTGCAGAACAATCgcacggcggcggcggcagcggcgacGACAACAAGTTCCCCAGTGGAGACGAGGAGTACGCCGCAGCAGAAGACCAGTACGCTCCCACAAACGAGCCGTTTGCCCCCGAGGATTACCAGTATGGAGCCGGAGAGGAGGCGTACGCAGCCGGAGACAACCAGTACACGCCCGAGGACAAGCAGTACTCAGAGGAGTACCAGTACACTTGA
- the znf346 gene encoding zinc finger protein 346 isoform X2, whose product MAVVMQTEDFPYLPTGPAEVNKMIKEHGDLFSDSQCKVCNAVLISESQKLTHYQSKKHANKMRRYISMQNEEPAVKKLKPSPASDCNNGDSDRTKVCPLCNMTFSSPVIAESHYQGKVHAKKLKLMMVGLQDPASQKAAAAAAAAAAAAAAVAAAQPKKKPADDVSDVAGGCNKNNNNNPDRFCSTCQASFNNPLMAQQHYEGKKHRKRMTKLKLMETYGPSTAPASTQQGYQCTVCKIELNSVEQYQSHITGAKHKNQMKKLGKNSAENQESAEQSHGGGGSGDDNKFPSGDEEYAAAEDQYAPTNEPFAPEDYQYGAGEEAYAAGDNQYTPEDKQYSEEYQYT is encoded by the exons ATGGCCGTAGTGATGCAGACGGAGGACTTTCCTTACCTACCCACTGGTCCGGCGGAAG TAAATAAGATGATAAAGGAGCACGGCGACCTGTTTTCTGACTCCCAGTGTAAAGTCTGCAATGCTGTCCTCATTTCTGAGTCTCAGAAGTTAACGCATTATCAG AGCAAGAAACATGCTAACAAAATGCGGCGATACATCTCCATGCAAAATGAGGAGCCGGCTGTAAAAAAGTTAAAGCCATCACCTGCGagt GATTGTAATAATGGAGACAGTGATCGGACTAAGGTGTGTCCTCTGTGTAACATGACGTTCTCCTCTCCCGTGATCGCCGAGTCTCACTACCAAGGCAAAGTACACGCCAAGAAACTGAAGCTGATGATGGTCGGCCTCCAGGACCCAG CCTCtcaaaaagcagcagcagcggcagcagcagcagcagcagcagcagcagcggtggccGCAGCTCAGCCAAAGAAGAAACCCGCGGATGACGTCAGCGATGTGGCGGGCGGctgtaacaaaaacaacaacaacaacccggACCGTTTCTGCTCCACCTGCCAGGCCTCCTTCAACAACCCACTCATGGCGCAGCAGCACTACGAGGGCAAGAAGCATAGAAAACGCATGACCAAGCTCAAACTGATGGAGACGTACGGTCCGTCCACAGCGCCAG CTTCCACACAACAAGGCTACCAGTGTACTGTCTGTAAGATTGAACTTAACTCTGTGGAGCAGTACCAGTCTCACATCACTGGTGCAAAACATAAGAAcca aATGAAGAAATTAGGCAAAAACTCCGCTGAGAACCAAGAAAGTGCAGAACAATCgcacggcggcggcggcagcggcgacGACAACAAGTTCCCCAGTGGAGACGAGGAGTACGCCGCAGCAGAAGACCAGTACGCTCCCACAAACGAGCCGTTTGCCCCCGAGGATTACCAGTATGGAGCCGGAGAGGAGGCGTACGCAGCCGGAGACAACCAGTACACGCCCGAGGACAAGCAGTACTCAGAGGAGTACCAGTACACTTGA